A single region of the Hippopotamus amphibius kiboko isolate mHipAmp2 chromosome 6, mHipAmp2.hap2, whole genome shotgun sequence genome encodes:
- the TUBE1 gene encoding tubulin epsilon chain isoform X1, whose translation MTQSVVIQVGQCGNQIGCCFWDLALREHAAVNQKAIYDEAISSFFRNVDTRVVGDGGSISKGKICSLKARAVLIDMEEGVVNEILQGPLRDVFDSKQLITDISGSGNNWAVGHKVFGSLYQEQILEKLRKSAEHCDCLQCFFIIHSMGGGTGSGLGTFLLKVLEDEFPEVYRFVTSIYPSGEDDVITSPYNSILAMKELNEHADCVLPIDNQSLFDIISKIDLMVNSGKLGTAIKPKSLVTSSAGAFKKQQEKPFDAMNNIVANLLLNLTSSARFEGSLNMDLNEISMNLVPFPQLHYLVSSLTPLYTLADVNIPPRRLDQMFSDAFSKDHQLIRADPKHSLYLACALMVRGNVQISDLRRNIERLKPSLRFVSWNQEGWKTSLCSVPPVGRSHSLLALANNTCVKPTFIELKERFTRLYKKKAHLHHYLQIEGMEESCFTEAVSSLSALIQEYNQLDATKSMPAEDLPRLSVAV comes from the exons ATGACCCAGTCGGTGGTCATACAGG TCGGCCAGTGCGGAAATCAGATTGGCTGTTGCTTCTGGGACCTGGCGCTGAGAGAGCACGCCGCAGTCAACCAG aaagcaATTTATGATGAAGCAATAAGCAGCTTCTTTAGAAATGTGGATACCCG AGTGGTTGGTGATGGTGGCAGTATTTCCAAGGGgaaaatttgttctttaaaagcaCGA gcTGTCTTGATTGACATGGAAGAAGGGGTAGTAAATGAAATTCTTCAGGGACCGTTGAGAGATGTATTTGATAGTAAGCAGCTGATCACTGATATTTCTGGCTCAGGGAATAATTG gGCTGTGGGTCACAAAGTGTTTGGAAGTCTTTATCAGGAACAGATTTTAGAGAAACTCAGAAAGTCAGCAGAGCACTGTGATTGTTTGCAGTGTTTTTTTATAATACATTCCATGGGAGGAG GAACAGGATCTGGACTTGGCACATTTCTTTTAAAGGTGCTGGAGGATGAATTCCCAGAAGTATATAGATTCGTGACTTCAATTTATCCTTCTGGTGAGGATGATGTCATAACCTCGCCTTATAACAGCATCTTGGCAATGAAAGAACTTAATGAGCATGCAGACTGTGTGTTGCCCATTGACAACCAA tctttatttgaCATCATTAGCAAAATTGACCTCATGGTGAATTCTGGAAAGTTGGGTACAGCTATAAAGCCAAAGAGTCTGGTTACTTCAAGTGCTGGAGCTTTtaaaaagcagcaggagaaaccCTTTGATGCAATGAACAACATTGTGGCAAATTTGCTGCTCAACCTAACAAG cTCTGCGAGGTTCGAAGGATCCCTTAATATGGACCTTAATGAAATTAGCATGAATTTAGTTCCTTTTCCTCAACTGCATTATCTTGTGTCAAGCCTAACACCACTGTATACACTGGCAGATGTTAACATTCCTCCTCGAAG GTTGGATCAGATGTTTTCAGATGCCTTTAGTAAAGATCACCAGCTAATTCGAGCTGACCCCAAACATAGTCTCTACCTCGCCTGTGCCCTCATGGTTAGAGGAAATGTACAGATTTCTGATCTTCGCAGAAACATTGAAAg ATTAAAACCTTCACTACGGTTTGTCTCCTGGAATCAAGAAGGCTGGAAGACCAGCCTGTGTTCAGTACCTCCTGTGGGCCGTTCCCATTCATTATTAGCTCTGGCAAACAACACGTGCGTGAAGCCTACCTTCATAGAACTGAAAGAGAGATTCACGAGGCTCTACAAGAAAAAG GCTCATCTTCATCACTATCTACAAATTGAAGGGATGGAGGAAAGCTGCTTCACGGAAGCCGTGTCATCTTTATCAGCACTCATACAGGAATATAACCAACTGGATGCCACAAAAAGCATGCCTGCAGAAGATTTACCTAGACTAAGCGTAGCTGTgtga
- the CCN6 gene encoding cellular communication network factor 6 isoform X3, which produces MKFCCRAQGTELSDTAPEGRPGEVAEVRHGKQLCHWPCQCPHRKPSCPPGVSLVRDGCGCCKICAKQPGDSCNEADLCDPHKGLYCDYSADRPRYETGVCAYLVAVGCEFNSVHYHNGQEFQPNPLFSCLCVSGAIGCTPLFIPKLADRHCSGAKGGKKTDWSKCGLGPSQQQLSSSYKTMPDVHQAFNLLPALRSLNCCLPSSV; this is translated from the exons ATGAAGTtctgctgcagggcccagggcacgGAGCTGTCAGATACGGCACCTGAAGGAAGGCCTGGAGAGGTGGCAGAAGTGCGCCATGGTAAACAGCTTTGTCACTGGCCCTGTCAGTGCCCTCATCGGAAGCCCAGCTGCCCTCCTGGAGTGAGCCTGGTGAGGGATGGCTGTGGGTGCTGTAAAATCTGTGCCAAGCAACCAGGGGACTCCTGCAACGAAGCTGACCTTTGCGACCCGCACAAAGGGCTGTACTGTGACTACTCAGCAGACAGGCCTAGGTACGAGACCGGAGTGTGTGCAT ACCTTGTAGCTGTGGGATGTGAGTTCAACAGTGTACATTATCATAATGGCCAAGAGTTTCAGCCCAATCCCCTGTTCAGCTGTCTCTGTGTGAGTGGGGCCATTGGATGCACACCTCTGTTCATACCAAAGCTGGCGGACAGGCACTGCTCTGGGGCTAAAGGTGGAAAGAAGACTGATTGGTCAAAATGTGGCCTGGGACCGTCACAACAGCAGCTCTCATCAAGCTACAAGACAATGCCAG ATGTACACCAAGCTTTTAATCTGCTTCCTGCGCTGAGGTCTTTAAACTGTTGTCTGCCTTCCAG CGTATAG
- the TUBE1 gene encoding tubulin epsilon chain isoform X2, with protein sequence MTQSVVIQVGQCGNQIGCCFWDLALREHAAVNQKAIYDEAISSFFRNVDTRVVGDGGSISKGKICSLKARAVLIDMEEGVVNEILQGPLRDVFDSKQLITDISGSGNNWAVGHKVFGSLYQEQILEKLRKSAEHCDCLQCFFIIHSMGGGTGSGLGTFLLKVLEDEFPEVYRFVTSIYPSGEDDVITSPYNSILAMKELNEHADCVLPIDNQSLFDIISKIDLMVNSGKLGTAIKPKSLVTSSAGAFKKQQEKPFDAMNNIVANLLLNLTSSARFEGSLNMDLNEISMNLVPFPQLHYLVSSLTPLYTLADVNIPPRRLDQMFSDAFSKDHQLIRADPKHSLYLACALMVRGNVQISDLRRNIERLKPSLRFVSWNQEGWKTSLCSVPPVGRSHSLLALANNTCVKPTFIELKERFTRLYKKKFLFIGSSSSLSTN encoded by the exons ATGACCCAGTCGGTGGTCATACAGG TCGGCCAGTGCGGAAATCAGATTGGCTGTTGCTTCTGGGACCTGGCGCTGAGAGAGCACGCCGCAGTCAACCAG aaagcaATTTATGATGAAGCAATAAGCAGCTTCTTTAGAAATGTGGATACCCG AGTGGTTGGTGATGGTGGCAGTATTTCCAAGGGgaaaatttgttctttaaaagcaCGA gcTGTCTTGATTGACATGGAAGAAGGGGTAGTAAATGAAATTCTTCAGGGACCGTTGAGAGATGTATTTGATAGTAAGCAGCTGATCACTGATATTTCTGGCTCAGGGAATAATTG gGCTGTGGGTCACAAAGTGTTTGGAAGTCTTTATCAGGAACAGATTTTAGAGAAACTCAGAAAGTCAGCAGAGCACTGTGATTGTTTGCAGTGTTTTTTTATAATACATTCCATGGGAGGAG GAACAGGATCTGGACTTGGCACATTTCTTTTAAAGGTGCTGGAGGATGAATTCCCAGAAGTATATAGATTCGTGACTTCAATTTATCCTTCTGGTGAGGATGATGTCATAACCTCGCCTTATAACAGCATCTTGGCAATGAAAGAACTTAATGAGCATGCAGACTGTGTGTTGCCCATTGACAACCAA tctttatttgaCATCATTAGCAAAATTGACCTCATGGTGAATTCTGGAAAGTTGGGTACAGCTATAAAGCCAAAGAGTCTGGTTACTTCAAGTGCTGGAGCTTTtaaaaagcagcaggagaaaccCTTTGATGCAATGAACAACATTGTGGCAAATTTGCTGCTCAACCTAACAAG cTCTGCGAGGTTCGAAGGATCCCTTAATATGGACCTTAATGAAATTAGCATGAATTTAGTTCCTTTTCCTCAACTGCATTATCTTGTGTCAAGCCTAACACCACTGTATACACTGGCAGATGTTAACATTCCTCCTCGAAG GTTGGATCAGATGTTTTCAGATGCCTTTAGTAAAGATCACCAGCTAATTCGAGCTGACCCCAAACATAGTCTCTACCTCGCCTGTGCCCTCATGGTTAGAGGAAATGTACAGATTTCTGATCTTCGCAGAAACATTGAAAg ATTAAAACCTTCACTACGGTTTGTCTCCTGGAATCAAGAAGGCTGGAAGACCAGCCTGTGTTCAGTACCTCCTGTGGGCCGTTCCCATTCATTATTAGCTCTGGCAAACAACACGTGCGTGAAGCCTACCTTCATAGAACTGAAAGAGAGATTCACGAGGCTCTACAAGAAAAAG tttttatttatagGCTCATCTTCATCACTATCTACAAATTGA
- the CCN6 gene encoding cellular communication network factor 6 isoform X2 has protein sequence MAVGAVKSVPSNQGTPATKLTFATRTKGCTVTTQQTGLDLVAVGCEFNSVHYHNGQEFQPNPLFSCLCVSGAIGCTPLFIPKLADRHCSGAKGGKKTDWSKCGLGPSQQQLSSSYKTMPAYRNLPLIWKRKCLVQATKWTPCSRTCGMGISNRVTNENSNCEMRKEKRLCYIQPCNSNIAKTVKIPKGKTCQPTFQPVKAEKFVFSGCSSTQSYKPTFCGICIDKRCCVPNKSKMITIQFDCPNEGSFKWKMLWITSCVCQRNCRDPGDIFSELKIL, from the exons ATGGCTGTGGGTGCTGTAAAATCTGTGCCAAGCAACCAGGGGACTCCTGCAACGAAGCTGACCTTTGCGACCCGCACAAAGGGCTGTACTGTGACTACTCAGCAGACAGGCCTAG ACCTTGTAGCTGTGGGATGTGAGTTCAACAGTGTACATTATCATAATGGCCAAGAGTTTCAGCCCAATCCCCTGTTCAGCTGTCTCTGTGTGAGTGGGGCCATTGGATGCACACCTCTGTTCATACCAAAGCTGGCGGACAGGCACTGCTCTGGGGCTAAAGGTGGAAAGAAGACTGATTGGTCAAAATGTGGCCTGGGACCGTCACAACAGCAGCTCTCATCAAGCTACAAGACAATGCCAG CGTATAGGAATCTCCCacttatttggaaaagaaaatgtcttgTGCAAGCAACAAAGTGGACCCCTTGCTCCAGAACATGTGGGATGGGAATATCTAATAGGGTAACCAATGAAAATAGCAACtgtgaaatgagaaaagagaaaagactgtGTTACATTCAGCCTTGCAACAGTAATATAGCAAAGACAGTAAAG ATCCCCAAAGGAAAAACGTGCCAACCTACTTTCCAACCCGTCAAAGCTGaaaaatttgtcttttctggatgcTCAAGCACTCAGAGTTATAAACCCACTTTCTGTGGAATATGTATAGATAAGAGATGCTGTGTTCCTAATAAGTCTAAAATGATTACCATCCAATTTGATTGTCCAAATGAAGGGTCATTTAAATGGAAGATGCTGTGGATTACATCTTGTGTATGTCAGAGAAACTGCAGAGATCCAGGAGATATATTTTCTGAGCTCAAGATCCTTTAA
- the CCN6 gene encoding cellular communication network factor 6 isoform X1, which yields MKFCCRAQGTELSDTAPEGRPGEVAEVRHGKQLCHWPCQCPHRKPSCPPGVSLVRDGCGCCKICAKQPGDSCNEADLCDPHKGLYCDYSADRPRYETGVCAYLVAVGCEFNSVHYHNGQEFQPNPLFSCLCVSGAIGCTPLFIPKLADRHCSGAKGGKKTDWSKCGLGPSQQQLSSSYKTMPAYRNLPLIWKRKCLVQATKWTPCSRTCGMGISNRVTNENSNCEMRKEKRLCYIQPCNSNIAKTVKIPKGKTCQPTFQPVKAEKFVFSGCSSTQSYKPTFCGICIDKRCCVPNKSKMITIQFDCPNEGSFKWKMLWITSCVCQRNCRDPGDIFSELKIL from the exons ATGAAGTtctgctgcagggcccagggcacgGAGCTGTCAGATACGGCACCTGAAGGAAGGCCTGGAGAGGTGGCAGAAGTGCGCCATGGTAAACAGCTTTGTCACTGGCCCTGTCAGTGCCCTCATCGGAAGCCCAGCTGCCCTCCTGGAGTGAGCCTGGTGAGGGATGGCTGTGGGTGCTGTAAAATCTGTGCCAAGCAACCAGGGGACTCCTGCAACGAAGCTGACCTTTGCGACCCGCACAAAGGGCTGTACTGTGACTACTCAGCAGACAGGCCTAGGTACGAGACCGGAGTGTGTGCAT ACCTTGTAGCTGTGGGATGTGAGTTCAACAGTGTACATTATCATAATGGCCAAGAGTTTCAGCCCAATCCCCTGTTCAGCTGTCTCTGTGTGAGTGGGGCCATTGGATGCACACCTCTGTTCATACCAAAGCTGGCGGACAGGCACTGCTCTGGGGCTAAAGGTGGAAAGAAGACTGATTGGTCAAAATGTGGCCTGGGACCGTCACAACAGCAGCTCTCATCAAGCTACAAGACAATGCCAG CGTATAGGAATCTCCCacttatttggaaaagaaaatgtcttgTGCAAGCAACAAAGTGGACCCCTTGCTCCAGAACATGTGGGATGGGAATATCTAATAGGGTAACCAATGAAAATAGCAACtgtgaaatgagaaaagagaaaagactgtGTTACATTCAGCCTTGCAACAGTAATATAGCAAAGACAGTAAAG ATCCCCAAAGGAAAAACGTGCCAACCTACTTTCCAACCCGTCAAAGCTGaaaaatttgtcttttctggatgcTCAAGCACTCAGAGTTATAAACCCACTTTCTGTGGAATATGTATAGATAAGAGATGCTGTGTTCCTAATAAGTCTAAAATGATTACCATCCAATTTGATTGTCCAAATGAAGGGTCATTTAAATGGAAGATGCTGTGGATTACATCTTGTGTATGTCAGAGAAACTGCAGAGATCCAGGAGATATATTTTCTGAGCTCAAGATCCTTTAA